The following proteins are encoded in a genomic region of Xanthocytophaga agilis:
- a CDS encoding helix-turn-helix transcriptional regulator: MNEIHTIHSVAEAHRFFGLPKPMHPLVSVIKFENVNFTVSNMWKRFTNNLYTIAIKKGSNGKMKYGQSMYDFDEGIMTLTGPRQVFSIRDIQDIVVSGYLLTFHPDFIQAYPLAKIINKYGFFSYATNEALFLSDKEEQIILDLMKAIEQEYNANIDKFSQDVMVANIDLLLIHVDRYYNRQFITRKNLHNDILSRIDSLLDDYLTNESKEHNGLPTVQFLADNLAVSPTHLSDLLKNATGLTSLQYIHMKLIDKAKELLATTNLSVSEIAFQLGFEYAQSFNKLFKNKTKVTPLEFRQSFN; this comes from the coding sequence ATGAATGAAATACATACAATACATTCGGTTGCGGAAGCCCATCGTTTTTTCGGATTACCAAAACCTATGCATCCCTTGGTCAGTGTTATAAAATTTGAGAATGTTAATTTTACTGTAAGCAATATGTGGAAACGTTTTACTAACAATTTATACACAATTGCTATTAAAAAGGGAAGTAACGGAAAAATGAAGTATGGGCAGAGTATGTATGATTTTGATGAAGGCATTATGACACTGACAGGTCCCAGACAAGTATTCTCTATTAGAGATATACAGGATATAGTGGTTTCAGGCTATCTGCTTACTTTTCATCCGGATTTTATTCAAGCCTATCCATTGGCAAAAATTATTAATAAGTATGGTTTCTTTTCATATGCTACTAATGAAGCTTTGTTTCTTTCAGATAAAGAAGAGCAAATCATTCTGGATTTGATGAAGGCTATCGAGCAAGAGTACAATGCCAATATTGATAAGTTTAGTCAGGATGTAATGGTGGCTAATATTGATTTACTCTTAATCCATGTAGACAGGTATTACAATCGTCAGTTTATCACCCGAAAAAATCTGCATAACGATATTTTATCCAGAATCGATAGTTTATTAGACGACTACCTTACTAACGAGTCAAAAGAACACAATGGCTTGCCTACTGTACAGTTTTTAGCTGATAACTTGGCTGTATCTCCTACTCATCTCAGCGATTTGCTAAAAAATGCTACAGGACTTACTAGTTTACAATATATCCATATGAAATTGATTGACAAAGCGAAGGAATTGCTTGCTACTACTAATCTTTCTGTTAGTGAAATAGCCTTTCAGTTAGGATTTGAATATGCGCAGTCCTTTAATAAACTATTCAAGAATAAGACCAAAGTGACACCGCTCGAATTCAGACAATCTTTTAACTAG
- the katG gene encoding catalase/peroxidase HPI, with the protein MEKESNGIDKCPFHNGSMKQNIGGGGTRNRDWWPNQLKLNILRQHSSLSDPMGENFNYAEEFKSLDLEAVKQDLHALMTDSQDWWPADFGHYGPLFIRMAWHSAGTYRVTDGRGGAGEGQQRFAPLNSWPDNVSLDKARRLLWPIKQKYGRKLSWADLLILTGNVALESMGFKTFGFAGGRPDVWEPSEDVYWGSETTWLGNENRYAKGVTGVSDHGVLPSDEDADGNFHSRNLEEPLAAAHMGLIYVNPEGPDGNPDPIAAAHDIRVTFGRMAMNDEETVALIAGGHTFGKTHGAASSEHVGKEPEAADLELQGFGWSNSFGSGKGAHTITSGLEVTWTISPTKWSNNFFENLFAFEWELTKSPGGAHQWVAKDADSIIPDAHDGSKKHRPTMLTTDLALRLDPEYEKISRRFLSDPDAFADAFARAWFKLTHRDMGPRARYLGPEVPQEELIWQDPIPAVNHALIDENDIAALKAKVLASGLTISELVSTAWASASTFRGSDKRGGANGARIRLAPQKDWQVNNPAQLQKVLSKLEGIQKEFNSAQTGDKKVSLADLIVLAGSAAVEKAAQDAGQPITVPFAPGRMDASQEQTDVESIGYLEPRADGFRNYRKSKSSVATEALLIDKAHLLTLTAPELTVLVGGMRALNTNFDGSKHGVFTTRPGQLTNDFFVNLLDMSTEWKAISEDKELYIGNSRATGQPKWTATRADLVFGSNSELRAIAEVYGSADAQGKFVKDFVAAWTKVMYLDRFDLA; encoded by the coding sequence ATGGAAAAAGAATCAAATGGTATCGACAAATGTCCATTTCACAATGGTAGCATGAAACAAAATATTGGAGGTGGCGGAACCAGAAACCGTGACTGGTGGCCAAACCAATTAAAACTAAACATTCTGCGCCAGCATTCTTCTCTATCCGATCCAATGGGAGAAAACTTTAATTACGCTGAAGAATTCAAAAGTCTGGATCTGGAAGCGGTAAAACAAGATCTCCACGCACTTATGACTGACTCACAGGACTGGTGGCCAGCAGACTTTGGGCATTACGGACCATTGTTTATTCGTATGGCCTGGCACAGTGCAGGTACTTATCGTGTAACAGATGGACGAGGTGGTGCAGGTGAAGGACAGCAACGTTTTGCACCTCTTAATAGTTGGCCAGACAACGTAAGTCTTGATAAAGCCCGCCGACTTCTCTGGCCTATCAAGCAAAAATATGGTCGCAAACTTTCCTGGGCTGACTTACTGATCCTTACAGGTAATGTAGCTCTTGAATCAATGGGCTTTAAAACATTTGGTTTTGCAGGTGGACGCCCAGATGTATGGGAACCAAGTGAAGATGTATATTGGGGATCTGAAACTACATGGTTAGGTAACGAAAACCGTTATGCTAAAGGGGTAACAGGTGTATCGGATCATGGAGTATTGCCTTCTGATGAAGATGCTGATGGAAACTTTCACTCCCGTAATCTGGAGGAGCCGCTAGCTGCAGCCCATATGGGTCTGATTTATGTGAATCCAGAAGGGCCTGATGGTAATCCTGATCCTATTGCAGCAGCACATGACATACGTGTCACCTTTGGCCGCATGGCGATGAATGACGAAGAAACTGTAGCTCTTATTGCCGGAGGACATACCTTTGGTAAAACTCATGGTGCAGCATCTTCTGAACATGTAGGCAAAGAGCCTGAAGCAGCCGATCTGGAACTGCAAGGCTTTGGTTGGTCAAACAGCTTTGGTTCTGGAAAAGGCGCTCATACCATTACCAGCGGTCTGGAAGTAACCTGGACAATCTCTCCTACTAAGTGGAGTAATAACTTTTTTGAAAACCTGTTTGCATTTGAATGGGAATTAACGAAAAGCCCTGGTGGCGCCCACCAATGGGTGGCCAAAGATGCAGACAGTATTATTCCTGATGCACATGACGGTTCAAAAAAACATCGTCCTACTATGCTCACAACTGATCTCGCATTACGGCTGGATCCAGAGTACGAAAAAATTTCCCGTCGCTTTTTAAGCGATCCTGATGCTTTCGCAGATGCATTTGCCCGGGCATGGTTTAAATTAACACATCGTGATATGGGACCTCGTGCACGCTACTTAGGTCCTGAAGTACCACAGGAAGAGCTGATCTGGCAAGATCCTATCCCAGCTGTTAATCATGCGTTAATAGATGAGAATGATATTGCAGCCCTGAAAGCAAAAGTATTAGCATCTGGATTAACCATATCAGAACTAGTTTCCACAGCATGGGCTTCAGCTTCTACCTTCCGTGGTTCTGATAAGCGTGGTGGTGCAAACGGTGCCCGTATTCGTCTGGCTCCACAAAAAGACTGGCAGGTAAATAATCCGGCACAGTTGCAAAAAGTATTAAGTAAACTGGAGGGTATCCAAAAAGAATTCAATAGTGCACAAACAGGAGATAAAAAAGTTTCTCTGGCAGATTTAATTGTACTGGCAGGTAGTGCTGCAGTTGAAAAAGCAGCACAGGATGCCGGACAGCCAATCACTGTTCCTTTTGCACCAGGTCGTATGGATGCATCACAGGAACAAACAGATGTAGAATCAATCGGTTACCTGGAGCCTCGTGCTGATGGATTCCGAAACTATCGCAAATCAAAATCTTCTGTAGCAACTGAAGCATTATTGATAGATAAGGCACATTTACTTACACTTACGGCACCTGAACTGACAGTGTTAGTAGGTGGTATGCGTGCATTGAACACTAACTTTGATGGCTCCAAACATGGTGTTTTCACTACACGTCCAGGTCAGCTTACGAATGATTTCTTTGTGAACCTGCTCGATATGAGTACTGAATGGAAAGCCATCTCCGAAGATAAGGAACTGTATATAGGGAACAGTCGTGCTACTGGTCAGCCGAAGTGGACTGCCACCCGTGCAGATCTGGTATTCGGCTCTAACTCTGAACTGAGAGCTATCGCCGAAGTATACGGAAGTGCAGACGCTCAAGGTAAGTTTGTAAAAGACTTTGTTGCAGCCTGGACTAAAGTGATGTATCTGGACAGATTTGACTTGGCCTAA
- a CDS encoding EVE domain-containing protein: MNYWLVKSEPVKYPWEKFEKDKRTFWDGVRNYQARNNLQAMKIDDRVLFYHSNEGKEIVGIAKVVREAYQDPTTEDPAWVVVDLEPEQKLDKPVTLEQIKKDDRLNQIGLIRQSRLSVMLVKAEEFDIIVGLGSKE; the protein is encoded by the coding sequence ATGAACTATTGGCTCGTCAAATCCGAACCTGTCAAATATCCTTGGGAAAAATTTGAAAAAGATAAGCGGACTTTTTGGGATGGAGTACGCAACTATCAGGCACGCAATAACTTGCAAGCCATGAAAATAGATGATCGAGTACTATTTTACCATAGCAATGAGGGGAAAGAAATAGTAGGCATTGCCAAAGTAGTACGTGAAGCCTACCAAGATCCAACTACAGAGGACCCAGCATGGGTAGTAGTAGATCTGGAACCAGAACAAAAATTAGATAAACCTGTTACGCTTGAGCAGATAAAAAAAGATGATCGCCTCAACCAGATTGGATTGATTCGTCAAAGTCGCTTATCTGTCATGCTTGTTAAGGCTGAAGAGTTTGACATAATTGTAGGTTTAGGAAGTAAAGAATGA
- a CDS encoding dihydrofolate reductase family protein has translation MNKRNLVFIATSIDGYIADKDGGIDWLHSVPNPDNEGMGYSEFMSRIDAIVMGRKTFEVVCGFDIEWPYQKPVFVLSNSMVSVPNKYKDKVSLVKGELREVLGEIHRRGFYTLYIDGGVTIQSFLKEDLIDEMTITLIPYLLGGGVPLFSDLSEQLSFRCIDTKIFLSKVVQNHFLRER, from the coding sequence ATGAATAAAAGAAATCTTGTATTTATTGCCACAAGTATAGATGGATATATTGCAGACAAAGATGGTGGAATAGATTGGCTTCATTCAGTCCCTAATCCAGACAACGAAGGCATGGGATACAGTGAATTTATGTCTCGTATTGATGCGATTGTAATGGGACGTAAAACGTTTGAAGTAGTTTGTGGATTTGATATAGAGTGGCCTTATCAAAAGCCTGTTTTTGTTTTAAGTAACAGTATGGTAAGTGTCCCTAATAAATATAAGGATAAAGTGTCGTTAGTGAAGGGAGAATTGAGAGAGGTTTTAGGTGAAATTCATAGAAGAGGATTTTATACCCTATACATTGATGGTGGAGTAACAATTCAAAGCTTCTTAAAAGAAGATCTGATTGATGAAATGACAATCACGCTTATTCCTTATCTATTGGGTGGAGGTGTTCCATTATTCTCAGATCTTTCTGAACAGTTATCATTCAGATGTATTGATACAAAAATCTTTCTAAGTAAAGTTGTTCAGAATCATTTTTTGCGAGAAAGATAA
- the polX gene encoding DNA polymerase/3'-5' exonuclease PolX gives MENNEIIRLFELTTKLFELYDENPFKIRSYTNAILALEKVSQPLGALSVEQLTHIEGIGKSIADKIFLLNTEGTFPELQNLLAQTPEGIIDILNIKGLGPKKVKILWKDLGIETTDALLQACEENKVATLKGFGEKTQENIRQALLFQQANTGKMHYADAETSVAFLLKTFSDWNITAQLTGQMARKSDVVEKIQLVVATDSPASVEQKLDQLPELEKSSNSGPFAWRGHLAASGLPIEILFVKPTAFVSITFVYSATPEHSAHITELGKTLFQVAVGNSYTDEKQIYEKAGLPYIIPEMREGLDEFTWMKTHAAEEIVELKNLKGTLHNHSTYSDGKHTLEEMATYCQSMGYEYLGISDHSKSAFYANGLQEDRVARQQTEIDVLNEKLAPFRIFKGIESDILNDGSLDYDQSVLKTFDFIVASIHSNLRMDEDKATQRLIKAIENPYTTILGHPTGRLLLRREGYPIDHKKVIDACAANGVIIEINANPWRLDIDWHWVPYCMEKGVMISINPDAHETAGLHDMAYGVHSARKGGLLTSMTFNALSLTDVEAYFQKRRS, from the coding sequence ATGGAAAACAATGAAATTATCCGGTTGTTTGAACTTACTACCAAATTGTTTGAACTATATGACGAAAATCCATTTAAAATACGGTCATACACCAATGCGATTCTGGCTCTTGAAAAAGTAAGCCAACCTTTAGGCGCACTCTCTGTTGAACAACTGACCCACATTGAAGGGATAGGTAAAAGCATTGCTGATAAAATATTTCTACTGAATACGGAAGGAACCTTTCCAGAGTTACAAAATCTGCTTGCTCAAACTCCTGAGGGAATAATTGATATATTGAATATCAAAGGGTTGGGGCCAAAAAAAGTGAAAATATTGTGGAAAGATCTCGGAATAGAGACCACAGATGCCCTTCTTCAGGCTTGTGAAGAAAACAAAGTAGCCACTTTGAAAGGATTTGGTGAGAAAACACAGGAGAATATCAGGCAAGCATTGCTTTTTCAACAAGCCAATACAGGTAAGATGCATTATGCTGATGCCGAAACATCCGTAGCTTTTCTGCTAAAGACATTCAGTGATTGGAATATAACAGCACAGCTAACCGGACAGATGGCCAGAAAGAGTGATGTGGTTGAAAAGATACAATTGGTAGTGGCGACGGATTCACCTGCCAGTGTTGAACAAAAGTTAGATCAGTTACCCGAACTGGAAAAATCCAGCAATTCAGGACCTTTTGCATGGCGGGGACACCTGGCTGCCAGCGGATTACCCATAGAAATACTTTTTGTGAAACCAACTGCATTTGTAAGCATTACATTTGTATACTCAGCCACTCCTGAGCACTCAGCACATATTACAGAACTAGGTAAAACATTATTTCAGGTTGCTGTAGGAAATTCTTATACAGATGAGAAACAGATTTATGAAAAAGCTGGATTGCCTTATATTATTCCAGAAATGAGAGAAGGATTGGATGAGTTTACCTGGATGAAGACTCATGCTGCAGAAGAGATTGTTGAGTTGAAGAACCTAAAGGGAACTTTACATAATCATAGTACATACAGTGATGGAAAACATACACTTGAAGAGATGGCAACCTATTGTCAGTCTATGGGATATGAATATCTTGGTATTTCAGATCACTCCAAATCCGCTTTTTACGCCAATGGATTACAGGAAGATCGTGTAGCACGTCAGCAGACTGAAATTGATGTGTTGAATGAAAAATTAGCTCCATTCCGGATCTTTAAAGGAATCGAGTCAGACATTCTGAATGATGGGTCGCTGGATTATGATCAAAGTGTGCTGAAGACTTTTGATTTCATTGTGGCATCCATTCACTCTAATCTTCGTATGGATGAGGATAAAGCAACTCAGAGACTGATTAAGGCTATTGAAAACCCCTATACAACTATATTGGGGCATCCTACCGGACGATTGCTTCTACGTCGTGAAGGCTACCCGATTGACCATAAGAAAGTGATTGATGCATGTGCTGCCAATGGTGTGATTATTGAGATCAATGCAAATCCCTGGCGACTGGACATTGACTGGCATTGGGTACCATATTGCATGGAAAAGGGAGTGATGATAAGCATCAACCCTGATGCACATGAAACTGCTGGATTGCATGATATGGCTTATGGAGTGCATTCTGCCCGTAAAGGGGGATTGTTGACTTCGATGACATTTAATGCACTGTCTTTGACTGATGTTGAGGCATACTTTCAGAAACGTCGTTCCTGA
- a CDS encoding serine hydrolase yields the protein MKPICFAVLILLFVNCQAQQVNNSLVEELKAKIASKIYPKIDAIVVEHGDKIIIEEYFNEFKKDSQHDMRSSFKSITSLLAGIAIDKKLISLDDKLGRFFPELKNEAKRNISVRNLLEMRSGLNCEEFYGMGPECEEEMSKTEDWVSYCLGVDLVREPGLNWSYNSNEPMLVGEIIARASGMTVMEFAKVNLFQPLGINDYKWTISPKGQGMTAGSFYMKPTDMLKIIYLVQNNGNWKGKQIISTDWIKLSTNCHIIIDFSFTRYSRIPNAKYESARYGFFWYRENLKYKDINTEILFASGNGGQYMMLLPEYNLTMVFTGSNYGNWRGKLPFEIILKYIIPAIKQENK from the coding sequence ATGAAACCTATATGTTTTGCTGTCTTGATTTTACTATTTGTAAACTGCCAGGCACAGCAAGTAAATAATTCACTCGTTGAAGAGTTAAAAGCCAAAATAGCCAGCAAAATATACCCTAAGATTGATGCTATTGTAGTTGAACATGGCGATAAGATTATTATAGAGGAATATTTTAATGAATTTAAAAAAGACAGTCAACACGACATGCGCTCATCTTTTAAATCCATAACAAGTCTTTTGGCAGGAATTGCCATCGACAAAAAACTAATTTCACTTGATGACAAACTAGGGCGTTTTTTTCCTGAACTTAAAAACGAAGCCAAACGCAATATCAGTGTTCGAAATCTATTAGAAATGCGCTCAGGATTAAACTGCGAAGAGTTTTATGGTATGGGACCGGAATGCGAAGAGGAAATGTCTAAAACCGAAGATTGGGTATCCTACTGCCTGGGAGTTGACTTAGTTAGAGAGCCAGGACTAAACTGGTCTTATAATTCCAATGAACCCATGCTTGTAGGAGAAATCATAGCAAGGGCTAGTGGAATGACCGTTATGGAATTTGCAAAAGTAAATCTTTTTCAACCTTTAGGAATCAATGATTATAAATGGACCATATCACCCAAAGGCCAAGGTATGACCGCAGGCTCCTTTTACATGAAGCCTACAGACATGCTCAAAATCATATATTTGGTCCAAAACAATGGGAATTGGAAAGGCAAACAGATTATAAGCACAGACTGGATAAAGCTATCTACAAATTGCCACATTATCATTGATTTTTCATTTACCCGCTATTCCAGAATCCCAAACGCAAAATATGAAAGTGCACGTTATGGGTTCTTCTGGTACAGAGAGAATTTGAAATACAAAGATATCAATACGGAAATCTTATTTGCTTCTGGAAATGGTGGACAATATATGATGTTGCTTCCAGAATATAATCTAACAATGGTGTTTACAGGTAGCAATTATGGCAACTGGAGAGGTAAGCTTCCTTTCGAGATAATCCTGAAATATATTATTCCTGCAATTAAACAAGAAAACAAGTAA
- a CDS encoding methyltransferase domain-containing protein encodes MKTRSYEKEIMDEFSTGGEVMDQTLRELRFINKWLGGNKVTLQGLTKLFQHYNTSSKTLQIADLGCGGGDMLICMSQWVRKRQQPVQFTGIDANEYIVGYAQKHTFPYPEISYLNLDVFSDDFRQLSYDIVTGTLFCHHFTDEQLISLFRNLKQQVRVGIVINDLHRHWFAYHSIKWLTRWFSRSEMVRYDAKLSVKRGFLRSDWERILNQAGIKKYELTWCWAFRWRLVIFA; translated from the coding sequence ATGAAAACACGCAGTTATGAGAAAGAGATCATGGACGAGTTTAGTACGGGTGGGGAAGTTATGGACCAGACTCTTCGGGAACTCAGGTTTATCAACAAGTGGCTGGGAGGTAATAAAGTAACTCTGCAAGGTCTTACAAAATTGTTTCAGCATTATAATACATCGAGTAAAACGCTACAAATAGCAGACCTCGGATGTGGGGGTGGCGACATGCTTATATGTATGTCTCAATGGGTAAGAAAACGGCAACAACCTGTTCAGTTTACAGGCATCGACGCCAATGAGTATATTGTCGGGTATGCCCAGAAACACACATTTCCTTATCCAGAAATATCCTATCTCAATCTGGATGTCTTCTCTGATGACTTTAGGCAGCTATCGTATGATATTGTCACGGGTACTTTGTTTTGTCATCATTTTACAGATGAACAACTCATTTCACTTTTTCGTAACCTCAAACAACAGGTTCGCGTAGGAATAGTGATCAACGATCTGCATCGCCACTGGTTTGCCTATCACTCTATTAAATGGCTGACCCGATGGTTTTCACGATCCGAGATGGTCAGATATGATGCAAAGTTATCCGTTAAGAGGGGGTTTCTTCGCTCTGACTGGGAAAGGATCCTGAATCAGGCAGGTATCAAAA
- a CDS encoding oxidoreductase, whose product MSKVWFITGASRGIGAEIVKVALATGNKVVATGRNTETITNTFGNSENFLALRLDVTKEEDAAKAVQAAVDRFGRIDVLVNNAGYALFGAVEELSDEEVKKQFDTNVFGLLNVTRAVLPVMRKQRFGHIFNISSTSGLVGFAASSAYCATKFAVEGISESLYHEVQPLGIKVTIIEPGAFRSGFLSTESSVSSIMNIDDYKGTAGIVREYIRQLNNAQPGNPVKLAAALLTLADETHPPLRFVAGTDAVALMDTLYESRMKEYQQWRSLSASLGYDS is encoded by the coding sequence ATGAGCAAAGTTTGGTTTATCACAGGTGCATCCAGAGGTATTGGAGCAGAAATTGTAAAAGTAGCATTAGCAACAGGAAACAAAGTAGTTGCCACTGGACGTAATACAGAAACAATTACAAATACATTTGGCAATTCAGAAAATTTTCTTGCTTTAAGACTTGATGTTACAAAAGAAGAGGATGCTGCTAAGGCTGTACAAGCAGCAGTTGATAGGTTTGGGCGAATTGATGTATTGGTCAATAATGCTGGGTATGCATTGTTTGGGGCTGTGGAAGAATTAAGTGATGAAGAAGTAAAAAAGCAATTTGACACAAATGTATTTGGATTGCTTAATGTGACAAGAGCTGTTTTACCAGTTATGCGTAAACAAAGGTTCGGACATATCTTCAATATTTCTTCTACAAGCGGTTTGGTTGGTTTTGCCGCTTCATCAGCATATTGTGCAACAAAGTTTGCTGTAGAAGGTATTAGTGAGAGCTTGTATCATGAAGTACAGCCACTGGGTATCAAAGTTACTATTATTGAACCAGGTGCATTTCGTTCAGGTTTTTTGAGCACGGAATCTTCTGTTTCTTCCATAATGAATATTGATGATTATAAGGGAACAGCAGGAATAGTTCGTGAGTATATTAGACAACTAAATAATGCCCAACCGGGTAATCCTGTGAAACTTGCTGCTGCATTATTGACTCTGGCTGATGAAACGCATCCTCCGCTAAGATTTGTAGCAGGTACAGATGCTGTTGCTCTTATGGATACATTGTATGAATCCAGAATGAAAGAGTATCAGCAATGGCGTTCATTGTCTGCCTCATTAGGATATGATAGTTAG
- a CDS encoding type III polyketide synthase, with protein MKSHITAIGTAVPPYQITQLQVADFMSNALEIDSEASRRLRALYRATGIHTRHTVLSDYTHTSGEFEFYGNNPGMEPFPAIDQRMELYRKNATPLCIQAIENCFEQMPGFAKERVTHLITVSCTGMYAPGVDIEIVEQVGLPTNVQRTAINFMGCYAAFPALKTADHICRANPDAVVLIVCVELCSIHFQKHNTDDHLLANALFADGAAAVLVQSTPTPGSLYMESFYGDLISVGKKDMAWHISNFGFEMTLSAYVPDLIEQGIQVLTENLFRNLTVSLENISLFAIHPGGKRILEVIEKQLALSPEDNYHAYEILRNYGNMSSPTVLFVLQSIQRTLELADKGKRILSFAFGPGLTLESMLLQVH; from the coding sequence ATGAAGAGCCATATTACAGCCATAGGTACAGCTGTTCCACCTTATCAGATTACTCAATTACAGGTAGCCGATTTTATGTCCAATGCTCTGGAAATAGATTCGGAAGCATCCCGACGGTTACGGGCATTGTATCGTGCTACAGGGATACATACACGACACACTGTTCTGTCAGATTACACACATACCTCTGGCGAGTTTGAATTTTATGGTAATAATCCTGGGATGGAACCATTCCCCGCCATTGACCAGCGAATGGAATTATATCGCAAAAATGCAACACCACTATGTATTCAAGCCATTGAAAACTGTTTTGAACAAATGCCTGGCTTTGCGAAAGAACGTGTCACACATTTGATTACAGTTAGTTGCACAGGCATGTATGCACCCGGTGTTGATATTGAAATTGTGGAACAAGTTGGCTTACCTACCAATGTACAACGGACTGCCATAAACTTCATGGGATGTTATGCTGCATTTCCAGCTCTGAAAACAGCAGACCATATCTGCAGGGCTAATCCAGACGCGGTAGTGCTGATTGTATGTGTAGAGTTATGCAGCATTCATTTTCAAAAACATAATACGGATGATCATTTGCTGGCGAATGCTTTGTTTGCAGATGGTGCAGCAGCAGTACTGGTACAATCTACTCCAACTCCTGGATCCTTATATATGGAATCCTTCTATGGAGATCTCATTTCGGTAGGTAAAAAAGATATGGCATGGCATATTTCCAACTTTGGGTTTGAAATGACTTTATCTGCCTATGTACCTGATCTGATTGAACAAGGTATTCAGGTTCTTACTGAAAATCTTTTCCGAAATCTCACTGTCTCATTAGAAAATATTTCACTCTTTGCCATCCATCCAGGAGGAAAACGAATTCTTGAAGTTATAGAGAAGCAACTCGCATTGTCACCTGAAGATAATTACCACGCCTATGAGATACTTCGTAACTATGGGAATATGTCATCTCCAACTGTCTTATTTGTACTTCAGTCTATTCAAAGAACATTAGAGCTTGCAGACAAAGGCAAGCGGATACTAAGTTTTGCATTTGGCCCTGGCCTAACCTTGGAATCAATGTTGTTACAGGTACACTAA